A stretch of the Thiomicrorhabdus xiamenensis genome encodes the following:
- a CDS encoding helix-turn-helix transcriptional regulator, which yields MINRSNKLTPPENQLIRIRPMCKTMLGGVNNSTIYRWIKTEGFPKPIKLSPSCSVWNIAEVQAWIDARKEMSV from the coding sequence ATGATAAATCGTTCTAACAAACTCACGCCCCCTGAAAACCAATTAATCCGAATCCGTCCAATGTGCAAGACCATGTTAGGCGGTGTCAATAATTCTACGATCTATAGATGGATCAAGACAGAAGGCTTCCCTAAACCAATTAAATTAAGCCCGTCGTGTAGCGTCTGGAATATCGCAGAAGTCCAAGCTTGGATCGATGCTCGTAAGGAGATGTCGGTATGA
- a CDS encoding tyrosine-type recombinase/integrase, producing MALTDTQIRKAKSNGKVQKLNDGDGLRLEISKAGTKSFKYRYQVNGKDSNITLGAYPALSLAEARIKRDEVKAAVRQGINPIQQKQQAKAEQQAIEQTQQNRLTLTQLFEQWHDHNEGGWNYKYATDVRNRITIHLLPVLGDQFIDEITPQQVIFALKQMEAKGLGDSIRKVQQYTSRMFRYGVGLGLCSVDPVRDIPAGDIFKKQTKQNLHHLTKPADLYQLLNAIDTYLGDISTATALKLAPHVFLRPAELAGLRWSEVDLNNGLITIEANRMKMKRPHVVPLSRQAKELIQSMQPISGSSEYVFVSPRSQVRPINEQSINAGLKRLGFGGKQTAHGFRHTASTLLNEQGFNRDWIEMQLAHASGDSVRGTYNKAEYLSGRTTMMQAWSDYLDGIKAGADVVPINRSGA from the coding sequence ATGGCACTAACAGATACTCAAATAAGAAAGGCTAAATCAAACGGTAAGGTTCAAAAGCTGAATGATGGCGACGGTCTGCGTCTAGAGATCAGCAAGGCTGGCACCAAGTCATTCAAATACCGCTATCAAGTCAACGGTAAGGACAGCAACATCACTCTTGGTGCTTATCCCGCTCTTAGCCTCGCTGAAGCCCGTATTAAACGTGATGAAGTCAAAGCGGCAGTTCGCCAAGGAATTAACCCTATCCAGCAGAAGCAGCAAGCCAAAGCAGAACAGCAAGCGATCGAACAAACACAGCAGAATCGGTTAACGCTTACCCAACTCTTTGAACAATGGCATGACCATAACGAAGGTGGCTGGAACTACAAATACGCAACCGATGTCCGCAACCGAATTACCATTCATCTACTACCTGTTCTTGGTGATCAGTTTATTGACGAGATAACCCCGCAGCAAGTCATCTTCGCACTCAAGCAGATGGAAGCAAAAGGCTTAGGCGACTCAATCAGAAAGGTGCAGCAGTACACCAGTAGAATGTTCCGTTATGGTGTCGGCCTAGGTCTATGCTCGGTTGACCCTGTACGAGATATTCCAGCCGGTGACATCTTCAAGAAGCAGACTAAACAAAACCTGCATCATCTCACCAAGCCAGCAGACCTGTATCAGCTTCTCAATGCCATTGATACCTATCTTGGTGACATCAGCACCGCTACTGCATTGAAACTGGCCCCACATGTCTTCCTACGTCCTGCTGAATTAGCCGGTCTGCGTTGGAGTGAAGTTGATCTAAACAACGGCCTAATCACCATTGAAGCAAATCGTATGAAGATGAAACGCCCCCATGTAGTACCGCTATCAAGACAGGCTAAAGAACTGATTCAATCTATGCAGCCTATCAGCGGTAGCAGTGAGTATGTCTTCGTATCACCACGCAGCCAAGTCAGACCGATTAACGAGCAGTCCATTAATGCCGGATTAAAACGTCTTGGGTTTGGTGGCAAGCAGACTGCACATGGCTTTAGACATACCGCATCAACCCTACTCAATGAGCAAGGCTTTAACCGTGACTGGATCGAAATGCAGCTCGCTCATGCCAGCGGTGACTCAGTACGTGGTACCTACAATAAGGCAGAGTATCTATCTGGTAGAACCACCATGATGCAGGCATGGTCTGACTATCTCGACGGTATCAAGGCTGGTGCTGATGTAGTACCTATTAACCGGTCTGGTGCATAA
- a CDS encoding sensor domain-containing diguanylate cyclase, with the protein MMPKLLQQGVLSYQQRLAARIRWFVLILFMPVLMLLIFHFLIKENWAMVTAFSISLFGFLASYHFHQKHSDALSSLILLSSLYILYLLSLFAVSEGQQQIYYWVLVLPILNIFINRLIHQLVWLVILLIPLLLPSWFAEGGEFEGSYTNIAVALIVISVMLYFVKEFFLRSEQNIHHLNRELEYQQKIVDSSVPMLKMDLNGEITYASLAISRILGRSVSNIVGKNYTDLKLISLSNDPQVWLSERKFWGGILYSEVGPKSYWLDAMIRPEYDAFSNKTGYLLIAENITRQQSLEKQANHDQLTGALNRRVFDEFIFQTIEEFNRHKDPVCLVLCDIDHFKEVNDTFGHLTGDDILKEFYKIMDESLRQTDSLARWGGEEFAILLPMTNVDQALTVIEKLREKVEEHVWPKNISLTSSFGICQLQQGWSSKEWFEQTDNALYQAKDQGRNRVIVCS; encoded by the coding sequence ATGATGCCGAAATTGTTACAGCAGGGCGTTTTAAGTTATCAGCAACGGTTGGCCGCGAGAATTCGCTGGTTTGTTTTAATTCTGTTTATGCCGGTGTTGATGTTGCTGATTTTTCATTTCCTGATTAAGGAAAACTGGGCAATGGTGACGGCTTTTTCGATTTCTCTGTTTGGTTTTCTCGCCAGTTATCATTTTCATCAGAAGCATTCCGATGCGCTTTCCTCTCTGATTTTGCTCAGTTCACTGTATATTCTTTATCTGCTGAGCCTGTTTGCCGTTTCCGAGGGGCAGCAGCAGATCTACTACTGGGTACTGGTTCTGCCGATACTTAATATTTTTATCAACCGTTTAATCCATCAGCTGGTGTGGTTGGTGATTCTATTGATTCCGCTGTTGCTGCCGAGCTGGTTTGCCGAGGGGGGGGAGTTTGAAGGCAGTTATACCAATATTGCCGTGGCGCTGATTGTTATCAGTGTCATGTTGTATTTCGTAAAGGAGTTCTTTTTACGATCCGAGCAGAATATTCATCACCTTAACCGCGAACTGGAATACCAGCAAAAGATTGTCGACAGCAGCGTTCCAATGCTGAAGATGGATCTTAACGGTGAAATTACCTATGCGAGTCTGGCAATATCGCGCATTCTCGGCCGCAGTGTCAGTAATATCGTCGGCAAGAATTATACGGATTTGAAATTAATTTCCCTGAGCAATGATCCCCAGGTTTGGTTGTCGGAACGCAAATTCTGGGGAGGGATTCTGTATTCGGAAGTCGGGCCGAAAAGCTATTGGCTGGATGCGATGATTCGCCCGGAATACGATGCGTTTTCCAATAAAACCGGTTATCTGCTGATTGCGGAAAACATCACCCGTCAACAGTCTCTGGAAAAACAGGCTAACCATGATCAGTTGACCGGAGCGCTTAACCGTCGTGTTTTTGATGAGTTTATTTTTCAGACAATCGAGGAGTTCAACCGTCATAAGGATCCGGTCTGTTTGGTGTTGTGCGATATCGACCATTTTAAAGAGGTGAATGACACTTTCGGTCATTTGACTGGGGACGATATCCTTAAAGAGTTCTATAAGATAATGGATGAGAGTTTGCGTCAGACGGACTCTCTGGCGCGGTGGGGCGGTGAGGAGTTTGCCATTCTTCTGCCTATGACCAATGTGGATCAGGCGCTCACTGTGATCGAGAAATTACGCGAAAAAGTCGAAGAGCATGTCTGGCCGAAAAATATCTCGCTAACCTCCAGTTTCGGGATCTGTCAGCTGCAGCAGGGATGGTCGTCAAAAGAGTGGTTTGAACAAACGGACAATGCGCTCTATCAGGCAAAAGATCAAGGACGCAACCGGGTTATTGTCTGTTCATAA
- the smpB gene encoding SsrA-binding protein SmpB has translation MAKKSKKKTPANVIAQNKKARFDYFIEQEFEAGLTLEGWEVKSLRQGKVQINESYILLKNNEAWLFGALITPLITASSHTKQDPLRLRKLLMHRREIDRLIGAVDQKGFTLVPLNLHWSRGKVKLSLGLAKGKKMHDKRATEKEREWNRDKQRLMKMTR, from the coding sequence ATGGCAAAAAAATCGAAAAAGAAAACGCCTGCAAATGTCATCGCGCAGAATAAAAAAGCCCGTTTCGACTACTTTATTGAACAGGAGTTTGAAGCCGGCCTGACACTTGAAGGCTGGGAAGTCAAAAGTCTGCGCCAGGGTAAAGTGCAAATCAATGAAAGCTATATCCTGCTCAAAAACAACGAAGCCTGGCTTTTCGGTGCTTTAATCACACCTCTGATCACCGCCTCAAGCCACACCAAGCAAGATCCGCTACGATTGCGTAAACTGCTGATGCACCGCCGCGAAATTGACCGCCTGATCGGCGCCGTTGATCAGAAAGGCTTTACACTGGTGCCTTTAAACCTGCACTGGTCCCGCGGCAAGGTGAAACTCAGCCTCGGTCTGGCTAAAGGTAAGAAAATGCATGACAAACGCGCTACCGAAAAAGAGCGTGAATGGAACCGTGATAAACAGCGTTTAATGAAAATGACCCGTTGA
- a CDS encoding type II toxin-antitoxin system RatA family toxin: MKKITRSALLPYSAKKMYDLVNDVEAYPEFLPWCGAAEVKSRDGSSMSASVTIAKAGIKQTFTTKNHLVDGKRIEMQLLDGPFKSLRGEWEFKVLDEDACKILFEVEFEVSSGLLNMAIGPIFEQIASTLVDSFCERAKAVYPNPFA; this comes from the coding sequence ATGAAAAAAATTACCCGTAGTGCCTTATTGCCGTATTCGGCCAAAAAAATGTATGACCTGGTCAATGATGTCGAGGCTTATCCTGAGTTTCTTCCGTGGTGCGGAGCCGCGGAAGTTAAATCCCGCGACGGTTCCAGTATGTCCGCTTCGGTAACCATTGCCAAGGCGGGGATCAAGCAGACGTTTACCACGAAAAACCATCTTGTTGACGGCAAGCGCATTGAAATGCAATTACTCGACGGCCCCTTCAAGTCATTGAGAGGAGAATGGGAATTTAAAGTGCTGGATGAAGATGCCTGTAAAATTCTGTTCGAAGTGGAATTTGAAGTCAGCAGTGGTCTGTTGAATATGGCCATCGGACCGATTTTCGAACAGATCGCCAGTACGCTGGTGGACTCTTTCTGTGAAAGAGCGAAAGCGGTTTATCCGAATCCTTTTGCTTAA
- a CDS encoding RnfH family protein, giving the protein MKIEIAYALPEEQFLYEQDVADGSTVSEALQASELLRRFPELDIEKVGIFGKPVKHDQVLREGDRIEVYRPLKADPRERRREKVTKERDGKLK; this is encoded by the coding sequence GTGAAAATTGAAATAGCCTACGCCTTACCGGAAGAGCAGTTTTTATATGAGCAGGACGTCGCCGACGGGAGTACGGTCTCTGAGGCGTTGCAAGCTTCCGAACTGTTGCGACGTTTCCCAGAGTTGGATATCGAAAAAGTCGGAATCTTCGGCAAACCGGTTAAACATGATCAGGTTCTGCGCGAAGGCGATCGGATCGAAGTATATCGTCCTTTGAAAGCGGATCCGCGCGAGCGCCGGCGTGAAAAGGTCACTAAAGAGCGTGACGGGAAGCTGAAATAA
- a CDS encoding outer membrane protein assembly factor BamE, with the protein MRITPMLSQAQVPANKPSRIKKLILTGLLFSTIGALNGCSAFKPYEAPITQGNVMTEESLDLIQEGLNQIQVRKLLGPPIGQNTFNPYHWEYLFYTTDPKSELTVKKHLVLQFDKNFYLTKWESHPIKVQMKKDDSFLGLGWF; encoded by the coding sequence ATGAGAATCACACCCATGCTTTCACAAGCCCAGGTCCCCGCAAACAAACCGTCCCGCATTAAGAAACTTATCCTGACCGGATTACTGTTCAGCACGATTGGTGCCTTGAACGGCTGCTCTGCCTTTAAACCTTATGAAGCTCCGATTACTCAAGGAAATGTTATGACCGAAGAGTCGTTAGACCTGATTCAGGAAGGCTTAAATCAGATTCAGGTAAGAAAGTTGTTGGGGCCACCGATCGGGCAAAACACCTTTAACCCTTACCACTGGGAATATCTGTTCTACACAACGGACCCGAAATCCGAGCTGACGGTGAAAAAACACCTTGTATTGCAGTTCGATAAGAACTTCTATTTAACCAAATGGGAGTCGCATCCGATCAAGGTGCAAATGAAAAAAGACGATAGCTTTTTGGGACTGGGCTGGTTCTGA